GCCGCGCCATAATGCGCAAAACACCTTTCGACAGGACGCAGCCGCACGTGAGCAGAGTCTGGAACTTCAGCGCCGGTCCGGCGGCGTTGCCGCTGGCGGTACTCGAACGCGCCCAGCGCGACATGCTGGACTGGAACGGCAGCGGCGCTTCGGTGATGGAGCAGTCGCACCGCGGCAAGCGCTTCATCGCGATGGCCGCGCAGGCCGAAGCCGATCTGCGCGAGCTGATGGGGATACCGGGCGACTACGCCGTGTTGTTCCTGCAGGGCGGCGCCACCCAGCACTTCGCGCAGATCCCGATGAACCTGGCGGGCGAGGGCGACAGCGCCGACTACGTCGTCAGCGGCCACTGGAGCGCCAAGGCAGTCAGCGAAGCCAAACCCTACCTGCGGGTCAACGTGGCGGCCAGCAGTGAGGCGGACGACTATTTGAAGCTGCCGTCGCGCGAGCACTGGCGACTCGACCCAAACGCCGCCTACGTGCACTACACACCGAACGAGACCATCCACGGCGTCGAGTTCCACACCGTTCCCGACGTCGGCGGCACGGTGCCGCTGGTGGCCGACTTCTCCTCGAACATCCTGTCCGAGCCGCTGGACGTGCGCCG
This genomic stretch from Rhodanobacter thiooxydans harbors:
- the serC gene encoding 3-phosphoserine/phosphohydroxythreonine transaminase, with product MSRVWNFSAGPAALPLAVLERAQRDMLDWNGSGASVMEQSHRGKRFIAMAAQAEADLRELMGIPGDYAVLFLQGGATQHFAQIPMNLAGEGDSADYVVSGHWSAKAVSEAKPYLRVNVAASSEADDYLKLPSREHWRLDPNAAYVHYTPNETIHGVEFHTVPDVGGTVPLVADFSSNILSEPLDVRRFGLVYAGAQKNIGPSGLVLMIVRRDLLQRAGRPMARIFRYAEHAAADSMLNTPNTWGWYVAGLTFQWLKEQGGLGAMAERNRAKAELLYRTIDGSGGYYRNPVELSARSRMNVRFTLHDAALDAAFLQESEAAGLIALKGHKALGGMRASLYNAVPLEAVEALVAFMRDFAQRHG